The nucleotide sequence CCATATGCACCGCGCATTTTTACGATAAAAATTAGCCCGGATAAAATCGGATTGCTTATAGGCCCTGGCGGTAAAACAATTAAAGGCATCATTGGAGAAACAGAGTCGGATGTTAATATTGAACCTGATGGAACAGTATATATTAGTGCTCCTGATGGAGAGATAGGCGAGCAGATAAGAGCTCAAATAATTGGCCTACTTCAAGAACCCGAGGTGAATAAAATATACACCGGTAAAGTGGTGGATATTAAAAATTTTGGTGCTTTCGTACAAATTTTGCCAAATTCGGTGGGGCTTCTTCATGTTTCTCAATTGTCAGATAAATTTGTAAAAGATATCAACAAAGAGATTAAGGTTGGAGATGAAATAAAGGTAAAAGTGATGAAGGTGGAAGGCAATGGCAAGATTCAACTTACAAGGAAAGGGTTAGAGGAAAACTCATCTCAAAAAAAAGAATGACAAAAAGTAAAGAATATTTTTCTATAGACAAAACTTCAAGCGGCATACGGTATTTTATTGAAGAGAATAAATCTTTTCCTTCTGTGATAATCGGCGTGTTTATAAAATCTGGAAGCCGCTACGAACGTAAGAACGAACTGGGCGTAGCTCATTTTATTGAACACGCAGTTTTTAAGGGTACTAAAAGGCGTACATCGTATCAAGTATCACACGAAATAGAATGCCTTGGTGGCGGATTGAATGCTTATACATCTTCGGAATATTCTCTTTTTTACACGAAACTTCTTAGCAAGCATGCCGAGAAAGGGTTTGATATTCTATCAGATATTTTAATTAATCCTCTTTTTCATAGGACTCTTTTAAATAGAGAAAGAGCAGTAATAATGGAAGAAATCAACGAGTATTATGATACGCCGCAGGATATCTGCCAAGCGGAGGTACTTAGATCTATATGGGGTGATAACTCCGTAGCTAATAATCCTCTTGGGGAAAAGGAAACAGTAGAAAAATTAAAACGTTCAGACCTACTGAAATGGTTTAATAATTCGTTTAACAAGGAGAATATTTTTGTTTCTGTTGTTGGGGATATCGATAAAAAAACGATAAGTAATTACATAGAAGAATATTTTTCTGATATGCCTCATGGGAGCGAAATTGATACTTTTAACGAACCACCTACTTTTTTATTTCAGAAGAGATTATTTAAAAAGGATGGAGCACAGATTCATTTGGCTATTACCTTAAAAGGAGAAAAATCATTTAGTAGGCGTAGCATCCTTCAATCTATGTATACAACGAGCCTTGGAGGCAATATGTCTTCCAGGCTTTTTCAAAAACTGAGAGAAAAATCTGGGCTTGTTTATACTGTTTATGCATACCCGGTTAGTTTTTCCGATACGGGTGGAACGGCTATTTATGCTTCGGCACTTCCCGAAAATATCGAAAAAGTAGAAAACATCATAAACAAAGAGATTGATAATATTCGGGTGAAAGGGTTATCGAAGGAAGAATTTCAGGATGTTAGGGAGTATATTCTTGGAAATTTAGTTCTTGGGCTGGAAAGCAGCAGCGGACGCATGCAAAGAAATGGCGTACAGGGCATGTTTCAAGGAAAAGTAAAGAGTATAAAAGCGCTTATGCAAGAAGTGGAGTCAGTTAGATTTGATGAATTTTTGGCATTTGCCAAGGATATTTCCTCAAGTGAAAGAGGAAAAGTACTTGTTGGGGATCTGCAGAGTGAATAATCAACTTTTTAATGAGATTTCCAACAACATAAGTAAGTGCAATAAGTGTTCTCTTTGCAAGACAAGAACGTTGCCTGTACCCGGTGAAGGATCTATAAATGCTCGTATTTTTTTTATCGGTGAAGGTCCTGGTAAGCAAGAAGATTTAACAGGACGTCCATTTGTTGGAGCTGCAGGTAAATTTTTGGATGAGTTGTTGGCAGGTATTGATCTTAAAAGAGAAAATGTGTTTATTGGAAATATTGTAAAATGCCGTCCGCCAAATAATAGAGTCCCGCTTCCATTAGAAGTAGATGCTTGTAAACCGTACCTTATAGCGCAGATAGCTCTTGTGCAACCAGAAGTAATCTGTACATTAGGAAATACGCCTCTTAAAACTTTGATTTCTTCTGAGCTTAGCATTGGCAAGATACACGGAACTATTATTAAAAAAGATGGTTTTACATTTATGCCTATGTACCATCCTGCTGCTGTGCTTTATCATGGAGCTTTGAAGGGTACACTGAAAGAAGATTTCGATGAATTAAAAGATTTTCTGAGGAACAGAGAATGAAAATTTATCTTAAAGATGTAAAAAATAATGAAAAAGTGAAAATATATATTAAAAAAGCCGATGACTATCTTTGTGAAATAGGGTATACTGAACATGGATTCAGGCATGTTGGCATAACAGCAGATCTTGCTTTCAAGATATTAAAGAAAACAGGATTCCCGAAACGGGAGGCTGAGCTCGCTGCCATTGCTGGATGGCTGCATGATATGGGTAATTTTCTTGGCAGAGAAAATCATCCTCAGAATGGGGCTATCCTTGCTATGCGGGCACTGGAAGAAATGAATAGCGACATAAATGAAATTATAGCTGTAGGCGGAGCAATTGCAAACCATGAAGAGCCTTCAGGGATTGCTACTAACCCTATAACAGCAGCTGTTGTATTAGCTGACAAGGCAGATGTTCACAGAAGCAGGGTAAGAAATTCAAGTCCTGCAACTTTTGACATACATGACCGCGTAAACTTTGCTGTTGTAAAATCGAGTATTTTTGTGGATCAGGAGAAAAAAGAAATCTCTCTTAATTTAAGTATTGATACAAAAATTTGCCAGGTAATGGAATTTTTTGAAATTTTTCTTACGCGAATGGTTATGTGTAGGAAAGCAGCATCAGTTTTAGATTATGAATTTCGTTTAGAAGTAAATAAAACAAAGCTTTCTTAATTAACAAAAGGGAAGTTTTCTTTATATTAATTTTGTGAATTTAATGAAATGAGGAGGATTTAGGATGAGGAGAAAGAGAATTGTTGCTGTTATTGTTATTGCGCTTATATTTGTTACAGCTTTCTGGGTTGATTATGTTGGAATCCGTGCATTGAACAAGCCATTAGAAGAACTAACCTCTTTGGAGCAGGTAGTAAAACCAAGGTTTGGCTTAGATCTTAGGGGTGGTGTGAAATTTGTTTTAGAAGCAGAGAGCACCCCGGAAGTACAAGTAACAAGAGAAAAAATGGAAAGTACACTGGGTGTTTTAGAGAGAAGGGTAAATAATCTTGGCTTGAGTGAGGCCATTGTCGTGCAAGAAAAGGGTGCACACTGGATGCGAGTTGATGTAGAACTTCCAGGATGGAAAGATCCACAGCGTGCCAAGGAACTTATAGGGCAGACCGCGCTACTTGAATTCAAAACTGAAGATGGTACCGTTGTTCTAACGGGCGACCATATAGAAGATGCAAATCTTGCATTTAGCAATGATCCCGAGTCTCTTGGTGAGCCCATCATACAGTTTAAATTAGATAGTGAGGGTACTAAGATATTTGCTGATGTTACTGCTCAGAACGTGGGCAAAACAATTGCAATTTATCTTGACAGTAAATTGCTGATGAATCCAGTTGTGAGGAGTGCCATTACTGGAGGAGAAGGAATTATTGAAGGAGGCTTTACGGCCGAAGAAGCTGCGGAGGATGCGGCGCTTTTGAGAAGTGGTGCACTTCCCCTTAAGCTTAATTTTATCGAGGAAGATGTTGTAGGTCCTTCTCTTGGGCAGAAGTCTGTTAGAATGGCTTTGATTGCTATAATTATTGCAATACTTCTCATTTTCCTTTATATGATTTTCTTTTATCGTTTACTTGGCGTTCTTGCAACCATAGCACTTGTGTTTTATATGACGGTTGAAGTGGCTCTACTTTTCCTGCTACATGCAACATTATCACTACCTGCTATAGGAGGTGCAATTCTTTCGCTTGGTATGGCAGTAGATATCAATGTTATTGTATTTGAGAGAATGAAAGAGGAATTTAAGCTCGGCAAATCGACACGCTCCATTATTTCGGCTGGTTTTGCCAAAGCGTTCAGAACAGTATTTGATTCAAACTTGACGGTTCTTGTTGGCACAATAGTGTTGTTTTATTTTGGCTCTGGCGTGATTAAAGGATTTGCTGTAACTGTTTCTGTAGGTATTCTTGTAGGTTTTTTGAGTGGAGTTGTCGTGACCCATTCTCTTGCTAATTTACTGATTCCAGATTCTGCAGCAAAGAAACCGTGGATGTTTGGAATATAGGGGGTGCGTAGATGAACTTTAGAGAAAAAATAGCAAATTGGAATATTATAAAGCATACAAAGCTCTGGATAATTATTTCTGCTGTTATCATTTTAGTTGGCATTACTTCAATGATGGTTAATCAGCTTACTATTGGATCCCCCTTGAATTTTGGTATTGATTTTATGGGAGGGACGGTAATTACCCTTACATGTGAGGAAAAACCAGACATAGGGGCAGTGCGTGACATTCTTGCTTCTGAGGGGTTTAAAGATGCAATTATCCAGGAAGCGCAAGGAAATAAAATTTTTATTAAAGTTAAGGCAGAAACATTGAATAATGATGTAAAAAATAGCATTATTGATGAAATATCTACTAATGTAGCTAAGGTAGACACGGAGCAAATTGGTATTACCTCTATTGCGTCGGTTATTGGTGATGAACTCAAAAAAAGTGGGCTTATTTCACTTGCCCTTGCTCTCCTCTTTATACTTTTTTACATTACAATGCGGTTCACATTTAAATTTGCTCTTGCAACTATTATTGCCTTACTTCATGATGTCCTTGTTGCCCTCGGCTTGCTTGCACTTTTCAGAATAGAACTTAATGCTCCATTTATAGGAGCATTGCTTACCATTATGACATATTCCGTGGAGGATAGTGTTGTTGTGATGGATAGAGTACGAGAAAATGTAAAGTTTAGAGGAAAGGAGACTTTTCCCATGCTTGTCAACAAAAGCATTACTGAAGTCTGGGTAAGATCTATGAATACTTCCATTACAACATTTTTTGCATCTTTTGCATTGGTCGTTTTTGCAGGGCCTACAATGAGAGATTTTTCGATGACACTAATGTTTGGATTGCTTGCAGGAACTTACTCTTCGATTTACATTGCTTCTCCACTCCTTGTGTTATGGCACAAGGGTAAGGAAAAGATAAGTAGCGTAACGGAAAAACGCGTTATTTCTGTAGAGCCTCGTGTTGAAACTGCAATTGGTGAATCTCATTCGGACGAGAAAGTTTCTTTAAGTAAAAAGACTTTAAAGAAAAAGAGAGGAAAAAAATCTAAAAGGAAACGAAGATAATTTTTTATCTTTTGCTGAGTATACATTTTTTGGTATAATTTTAATGTAGCGACAAGGAGGAGGTAGAAATGGATTTAACAAAGTATATACGGAACATTCCAGATTTCCCGCAGAAAGGAATCCTATTTCGGGATATCACGACTTTGCTTTCTGACGGTAAAGCATTTGGCTATGCGATTGAGCAACTTGCAGATTTTTTTAAAGACAAAGGTATTGATAAAGTGGTAGGCATTGAAGCAAGGGGATTGATAATAGGTGCTCCCATTGCTGTTAAACTTGGCGTAGGTTTTGTGCCAATAAGAAAACCAGGCAAGCTTCCTTCTGAATTGGCAAGGAAAGAATACCAATTAGAGTATGGTATGTCTATCTTAGAGATGCATAAAGATGGCATAAAAAAGGGAGAAAGAATATTGATGGTAGACGATTTGCTTGCTACCGGAGGCACTGCAGCTGCAGCGAGTGATCTTGTCGAAGAAGCTGGTGGAAAAATTGTTGGTTGGGGTTTTATTATTATTTTGAAAAATCTTAAAGGAGAAGAGAAGTTAAAGAAATATCCTATATTTTCATTAATAAACTTCGATTAACTTGAACGAGCAAACATTATCCGAAAAATTACTTAAAGAAATCTCCTCTTATCTTGGCGATAAGGAGATTTCTTTGGTTAAAAGGGCTTACAAATTCGCAAAGGAAGCACACGGCGAACAGGTAAGAGAGTCGGGAAATAAATATATTATTCATCCGCTCCATGTCGCAATTATCCTTGTTGAGATGCGACTTGACGCAGAAAGTTATGCTGCAGCGCTTCTTCATGATGTTGTTGAAGATACATCTGTTACTCTGGACAAAATTAAAAAAGAGTTTGGAGAGAATATTGCTTTTCTTGTCGATGGTGTTACAAAATTAGAATATATGGATCATTTTTCTTCCGAAGAAACAAAGCTTGAAAATCTTCGAAAGATGCTCCTTTCAATGGCTTCAGATGTGAGAGTTGTCATTATAAAATTGGCAGACCGATTGCACAATATGAGGACTCTATTTTTTCTTCCTCCTGATAGGCAAAAACAGATTGCAACGGATACAATGGATATTTATGTTCCGCTGGCACACAGGCTGGGTATCTACAAAATAAAGTGGGAATTAGAGGATTTAAGTTTTAGATATCTCAAGCAGGATGAATATTACGAGCTTGCCAAAAGAGTTTCAAATAAAAGAGGAGAGAGAGAAAAATTTGTCAGTGACGTTGTGAAGGAAATCAAGAATTTACTGGACGAGCAAAGGATAAAAGCAGAGATTTCCGGACGGCCAAAAAATCTTTATAGTATATATAGAAAAATGGTGCGAGAGGAAAAAGAGTTTAACGAAATTTATGACCTTGCTGCCGTGCGAATCATTGTGTTGTCTGTCCCTGAGTGCTATCAAGTATTGGGTATTCTTCACAATTCGTATAAACCAATTCCCGGGAGGGTGAAGGATTATATAGCGATGCCGAAACCCAATGGGTATCGATCTCTTCATACAACGGTTATCACAAAGTCTGGCGAGCCACTTGAAATTCAAATTAGAACAAGAGAAATGCATAAGCATGATGAAATTGGCATAGCAGCACATTGGAAATATAAAGAAGGCATTCAGCTTGATAAGAATTATGAGAGTAAATTGATGTGGCTTCGTCAAATTGTTGATTGGCAAAAAGAAGTTCGGTCTACAAAAGAATTTGTAGAAATGATAAAAGGAGATTTATTTAGCGAAGAGGTGCTTGTTTTTACGCCAAAAGGCGATGTTATTGATCTTCCAGTGGGTGCTACTCCTATTGATTTCGCATATAGAGTACACACGGATGTCGGGAATTATTGTGTTGGAGCTAAAATAAATGGCGCTATTGTTCCTTTGCAGACAGAGCTAAAGACGGGAGACCGCGTAGAGATTCTTACGTCAAAGTCTTCAACCGGACCAAAACTTGATTGGCTACAATTCGTAAGAACTTCTTCTGCACGTTCAAAAATTAGGTATTGGCTTAGAAAATTGCGAGAGACACCAGAAGAAAAGAGCGAGAGAAAGGAAGAACAGCAGGAGAAGAAAGAAGTCAAAAAACTTTATGTACGCAAAGCTACTCCGCGCACCTTTCAGAAGAAAGAAACAATTTATTATCCTGCTGTCCCTGGTGTTAAAGGAATAAAGATATCTATTGCAAGATGTTGTAATCCGGAATCGCAGGATCCAATTGTAGGCTACGTAACGAGAGGAAGAGGAATAAAGATTCACAAGAAGGATTGTCCGAATTTAGCAGCGATTACAAGCAGTGGAGGGAAAGTGTTACCTGCTGTCTGGGAAGCAAAGGGAAAGGCAAAATTTTTGGTATATTTTAGAGTAACTGTTTGGAATGTGCCAGGTATTATTTATAGAATATCAAGAGTTACAAGTGAAATGAATGTGAATATAGAAAACTTTCGTACATCAAATAGGACAGAAAAAAGGAAACACGGGTATTACCAATCGTATTTACGTTTTTCTTTTGTTGCTGAAAAGCCTTCTCTTGTAGCGGATATTGCAAGGGAAGTTAAGCTTATTCCTGAAGTAATAACGGTACGGTGGAGTAAAAGGAGAATATATGAGGATAGTTCTTCAGAGAGTGAAGAGAGCGTCAGTTAGTGTTGACGGTGAACTTGTTTCAACAATTAGTAGCGGACTGCTTGTTTTAATTGGCGTGGAAAAGGGAGATACAGAAAGAGAAGCAAAGTATCTTGCAAAAAAGGTATGTGACTTAAGGATTTTTCCTGACGAACATGGGAAGATGAACCTTTCTGTAAAAGAGGTAAACAGTGAGGTTATGATTATCTCGCAATTTACACTTGCCTCTCGCATCAAGAAGGGCAATCGACCTGGTTTTAGCAATGCGGCGGGAGAAGAGTTAGCCATTTCGCTTTATGAATTATTCGTGGAAGAAATAAAAAAGCAGGTCAAGATTGTCAGGACAGGTATTTTTGGTGCATGTATGGAAGTAAATCTTGTTAATGACGGGCCGGTTACTTTTATTTTGGAAAAATTTGGTGGAGCAGAGGGGATTTGAACCCCTGACCTCATCCGTGCGAGGGATGCGTTCTCCCGCTGAACTACTGCCCCGTCAAATAATTATAGGTATAAAGTCTTAAAAAGCAATAGAAAAATTCTTGAAAAATGTTAGAATGGTATGGAGGTAAACATGAAAAGTATCGGTATTATTGGAGGTACTGGTGTTTATACGCCAGATTTTTTACAAAATGCAGAGTCAATATCTGTAAAAACTGAATTTGGCACTGTGGCGCTTATGCAGGGAGAGTTGGAAGGAAGAAATGTGTTTTTTGAAACTCGACATGGTACTGAACATACTGTGCCACCTCATAAAATAAACTACAGAGCCAATATTTTTTCTTTATACAAGTTGGGTGTTGAGCGCATTATTGCAACTGCTGCAGTAGGCTCAATTAATAGGGAGATTTTGCCCGGGACATTTGTTATTGTTAATCAATTTCTTGATTTTACAAAAAAGAGAGAAGATACTTTTTTTTCTCAAGGCAAGGTAGTACATACAGATTGTACAGACCCATATTGCCCCGAGTTAACTACTGCTATCCAAAAAGCAATGGAGAAATTTGATTATCCTTATTTCCCAAAAGGTACGTATGTATCTGTAGAAGGCCCAAGATTTGAAACAAGAGCGGAAATACGCGCTTACAGTATTTTAGGTGGGGATGTGGCTGGAATGACTGGCGTTCCTGAAGTAGTGTTAGCAAGAGAATTAGGCATGTGCTATGCTACGATTGCCGCTGTAACAAATTATGCAGCAGGTATTTCTGATCATATGATTTCTCACAAGGAAGTGGTAAATAAAATGGAAGAAATGAACAAAATGCTTCGCAATGTTTTAAGTGAAACAGTAATAAATATTCCCGGGGAAAGGCATTGTTCTTGTAGCGAAGCTCCTACATCAGGGATTAGAAATGTATTTAGTAAGGATTTCAATCTTTAAGAAAAAGGTGTATTAGGAAATAGCAAATTTAATTCTATTTTGATAGCGATTAGAAGAGGAGATATGGCATTTATGCGGAAGATTTTAGTGATAGGAGCAACAGGGCAAATTGGTTCTGAGCTTACATTAGCATTGCGTGGAAAGTATGGCAATGAAAATGTAGTAGCAGCAGGACATAAAAGAAAACCTAGTGAAGAGTTGTTTGATTCTGGGCCATTTGAAATTATTGACTGCGCAGAGATTGATACGATTGAGGAAATTGTGAAAAAGTACAAAATAGATACTATTTACCATTTGGCAGCGATACTTTCTGCAGTGGCAGAAGTCAAGCCGAAACTTGCCTGGAATGTAAATATTAACGGACTTTGTAATGTTTTAGATGTTGCACGTGAGCATAGATGTACTGTTTTTACCCCTAGTTCCATTGGTGCGTTTGGTCCCAATACACCAAAATATAATACACCTCAAGATACTATTCAGCGTCCCAATACAATGTATGGTGTTACCAAGGTTGCAGGAGAATTACTTTGCGATTATTATTTTAAAAAATTTGGGGTAGATACTCGTGGAGTACGTTTTCCCGGCATTATTTCTTATGCAACATTGCCCGGTGGGGGGACCACTGATTATTCTGTTGAAATCTTTTATGAAGCTCTTAAACATAGAAGGTATACATGTTATTTGAAACCTGATACATATATGGATATGATGTATATGCCAGATACGATAAAAGCAGCAATTGATATTATGGAGGCAGATCCTGAGAAATTAGTGCATAGAAATGCTTTTAATGTGACGGCAATGAGTTTTGCTCCTAAGGATATTGCAAATGAAATTAAAAAATATATCCCAGATTTTGTTATGGAATATAACATTGACCCGATGAGGCAGGCAATTGCCGATTCCTGGCCCAACAAAATGGACGATAGTACTGCCAAAGAAGAGTGGGGATGGAAACCAGAATATAATCTTGCTTCTATGACAAAGGATATGCTTGATAAACTGTCTAATAAGTTGGCAATTAAAATATAGATAGGGAGGTGAAATAATGCCACTTGATAAAGTTAAAGAGGTGTTATCGGCTCATTTAAAAGGGTTGGAAGATAAGGGAGCGCTTAAAGGAAATGAAACAGCAATAACTGGCATAAAACCGGCACAAAGTGATAAAGGTCCTAGATATTTTATACAAGGTTATGGCGAAAAAGGATTTTTGCGAATGAACGCGAATAACTATCTCGGAATGTCTTTAAAAAAGAAAGTAATAGAAGCTGAGGAAAAAGCTGCAAAGGAATTTGGAGCTGGACCTGGGGCTGTAAGATTTATAGGTGGTACTTATACTCCTCATATAGCGCTGGAGAAAAAACTTGCTGAATTCCATAGCAGAGAAGCATCTATGATCTTTAGTTCTGCATATTCGGCAGTGGTAGGCATATTAGCACCTATGATTACGCAAGATACTATTGTGATAAGCGATGAATTGAATCATAATTGTATTATTAATGGTATAAAATTATCCAGGCCGAGGGACAAAAAGATATATAAGCATAATGATATGGGTAGCCTAGCGTCAGTTTTAGAGAGTTCAGTTGGCAATTGCAAGCGGGTTATAATTGTAACTGATGGCATCTTTAGTATGAGGGGAGATCATGCTCCGCTTAAAAAAATAGCAGATTTAGCTGAAAAATACAATTCTAGTTTTGAAGAAGGGGTTCTTACATTTGTTGATGATTCACATGGTGTTGGTGCTATTGGAGAAACAGGTAGAGGAACAACGGAATATACACATGAAGATAGAATTGATGTGTTAGTTGCGACCCTTGGCAAAGCTCTCGGAGTAAATGGTGGGTATGTGGTAAGCAGTGCAGAGGTAATAAGGTTTTTGCGTGAAACTGCTCCATTTTATATTTATTCTAATCCTATTACTCCGCCAGAAGCAAGTGCAGCGCTTGTTTCATTAGAGATATTGGATAGCGATGAGGGAAGAGCGATGTTAAAACATTTACGTGAGATGACTGCACGATTTGAATCCGGCCTAATAGATATGAGGTATGAGGTAATAAAAGGAGAGCATCCTATTGTACCTCTTATGGTGAGGGATACAGAGAAAACTACAGAGCTTGTTGGATATTTAAAAGATAACGGTATTTTAGTGACTGGTCTTAATTTTCCTGTAGTTCCAAAAGGAAATCAAGAGATACGATTCCAAATCTGTGCTGACCATACCGAGCATGATATAGATTACGTGCTTGGAGTATTGCGCAAATACAAAGAAACTCGCTAAATTGTTGCCATAATCTGTCTCGTTAGGTTAAAAATATTACTTGTGTTATTGATAGCGAAAAGAAAAGGATGTTAGCTATGAAAAATATGGTAATGGGATGGTTTTGTTTTTTAAATAAGATTTATGGCTTAATCATAAGGAGTTGAGAACGATGAAAAATGTATGTATTATTTTAGCTGCTGGAGTAGGAAAGAGGATGCATTCATCTCTTCCAAAAGTGATGCACCCAATTTGTGGGCGACCTATGGTGCAATACGTGATAGATGCCGCAAAGGGGATATCTGATAAAGTTATTGTAGTAATTTCCGAAGAAATGGACAGAGATGGTTTTTCTGATGTTGAACTGGTTTATCAAAAAATCCCTCTTGGGACAGGAGATGCGGCAAAACAAGCACTTACTGCATCTGACAATATTTCGGATGAGATGCCAGTACTCATTATTACAGGAGATAATCCTTTGATAAAATCCTCTGATCTCAAAGAACTTCTTGCTTTTTATAAAAACACTAAGAGTAGTGCAGCATTGCTTACTGCTTTATCTGATAATCCGTTTGGTTTTGGCAGAATAGTCAGGGATAAGACTAATTTTGTCAAGATCGTTGAAGAAAAAGACGCAACAGAGGAAGAGAAGAAAATAAACGAGATCAATACAGGGATATATGTGTTTGCAAAAAAATATCTTGTTAGCGCAATTAACGAAATTACTCCCAATAATTTACAAAAAGAATATTATTTAACGGACGCACTTGCAATATTGAAGAAAAAAGGTGTAAAAGTAAGTGC is from Caldisericota bacterium and encodes:
- a CDS encoding pitrilysin family protein — its product is MTKSKEYFSIDKTSSGIRYFIEENKSFPSVIIGVFIKSGSRYERKNELGVAHFIEHAVFKGTKRRTSYQVSHEIECLGGGLNAYTSSEYSLFYTKLLSKHAEKGFDILSDILINPLFHRTLLNRERAVIMEEINEYYDTPQDICQAEVLRSIWGDNSVANNPLGEKETVEKLKRSDLLKWFNNSFNKENIFVSVVGDIDKKTISNYIEEYFSDMPHGSEIDTFNEPPTFLFQKRLFKKDGAQIHLAITLKGEKSFSRRSILQSMYTTSLGGNMSSRLFQKLREKSGLVYTVYAYPVSFSDTGGTAIYASALPENIEKVENIINKEIDNIRVKGLSKEEFQDVREYILGNLVLGLESSSGRMQRNGVQGMFQGKVKSIKALMQEVESVRFDEFLAFAKDISSSERGKVLVGDLQSE
- a CDS encoding uracil-DNA glycosylase; its protein translation is MNNQLFNEISNNISKCNKCSLCKTRTLPVPGEGSINARIFFIGEGPGKQEDLTGRPFVGAAGKFLDELLAGIDLKRENVFIGNIVKCRPPNNRVPLPLEVDACKPYLIAQIALVQPEVICTLGNTPLKTLISSELSIGKIHGTIIKKDGFTFMPMYHPAAVLYHGALKGTLKEDFDELKDFLRNRE
- a CDS encoding HD domain-containing protein codes for the protein MKIYLKDVKNNEKVKIYIKKADDYLCEIGYTEHGFRHVGITADLAFKILKKTGFPKREAELAAIAGWLHDMGNFLGRENHPQNGAILAMRALEEMNSDINEIIAVGGAIANHEEPSGIATNPITAAVVLADKADVHRSRVRNSSPATFDIHDRVNFAVVKSSIFVDQEKKEISLNLSIDTKICQVMEFFEIFLTRMVMCRKAASVLDYEFRLEVNKTKLS
- the secD gene encoding protein translocase subunit SecD; translation: MRRKRIVAVIVIALIFVTAFWVDYVGIRALNKPLEELTSLEQVVKPRFGLDLRGGVKFVLEAESTPEVQVTREKMESTLGVLERRVNNLGLSEAIVVQEKGAHWMRVDVELPGWKDPQRAKELIGQTALLEFKTEDGTVVLTGDHIEDANLAFSNDPESLGEPIIQFKLDSEGTKIFADVTAQNVGKTIAIYLDSKLLMNPVVRSAITGGEGIIEGGFTAEEAAEDAALLRSGALPLKLNFIEEDVVGPSLGQKSVRMALIAIIIAILLIFLYMIFFYRLLGVLATIALVFYMTVEVALLFLLHATLSLPAIGGAILSLGMAVDINVIVFERMKEEFKLGKSTRSIISAGFAKAFRTVFDSNLTVLVGTIVLFYFGSGVIKGFAVTVSVGILVGFLSGVVVTHSLANLLIPDSAAKKPWMFGI
- the secF gene encoding protein translocase subunit SecF produces the protein MNFREKIANWNIIKHTKLWIIISAVIILVGITSMMVNQLTIGSPLNFGIDFMGGTVITLTCEEKPDIGAVRDILASEGFKDAIIQEAQGNKIFIKVKAETLNNDVKNSIIDEISTNVAKVDTEQIGITSIASVIGDELKKSGLISLALALLFILFYITMRFTFKFALATIIALLHDVLVALGLLALFRIELNAPFIGALLTIMTYSVEDSVVVMDRVRENVKFRGKETFPMLVNKSITEVWVRSMNTSITTFFASFALVVFAGPTMRDFSMTLMFGLLAGTYSSIYIASPLLVLWHKGKEKISSVTEKRVISVEPRVETAIGESHSDEKVSLSKKTLKKKRGKKSKRKRR
- a CDS encoding adenine phosphoribosyltransferase, encoding MDLTKYIRNIPDFPQKGILFRDITTLLSDGKAFGYAIEQLADFFKDKGIDKVVGIEARGLIIGAPIAVKLGVGFVPIRKPGKLPSELARKEYQLEYGMSILEMHKDGIKKGERILMVDDLLATGGTAAAASDLVEEAGGKIVGWGFIIILKNLKGEEKLKKYPIFSLINFD
- a CDS encoding bifunctional (p)ppGpp synthetase/guanosine-3',5'-bis(diphosphate) 3'-pyrophosphohydrolase, producing MVKRAYKFAKEAHGEQVRESGNKYIIHPLHVAIILVEMRLDAESYAAALLHDVVEDTSVTLDKIKKEFGENIAFLVDGVTKLEYMDHFSSEETKLENLRKMLLSMASDVRVVIIKLADRLHNMRTLFFLPPDRQKQIATDTMDIYVPLAHRLGIYKIKWELEDLSFRYLKQDEYYELAKRVSNKRGEREKFVSDVVKEIKNLLDEQRIKAEISGRPKNLYSIYRKMVREEKEFNEIYDLAAVRIIVLSVPECYQVLGILHNSYKPIPGRVKDYIAMPKPNGYRSLHTTVITKSGEPLEIQIRTREMHKHDEIGIAAHWKYKEGIQLDKNYESKLMWLRQIVDWQKEVRSTKEFVEMIKGDLFSEEVLVFTPKGDVIDLPVGATPIDFAYRVHTDVGNYCVGAKINGAIVPLQTELKTGDRVEILTSKSSTGPKLDWLQFVRTSSARSKIRYWLRKLRETPEEKSERKEEQQEKKEVKKLYVRKATPRTFQKKETIYYPAVPGVKGIKISIARCCNPESQDPIVGYVTRGRGIKIHKKDCPNLAAITSSGGKVLPAVWEAKGKAKFLVYFRVTVWNVPGIIYRISRVTSEMNVNIENFRTSNRTEKRKHGYYQSYLRFSFVAEKPSLVADIAREVKLIPEVITVRWSKRRIYEDSSSESEESVS
- the dtd gene encoding D-aminoacyl-tRNA deacylase, yielding MRIVLQRVKRASVSVDGELVSTISSGLLVLIGVEKGDTEREAKYLAKKVCDLRIFPDEHGKMNLSVKEVNSEVMIISQFTLASRIKKGNRPGFSNAAGEELAISLYELFVEEIKKQVKIVRTGIFGACMEVNLVNDGPVTFILEKFGGAEGI
- the mtnP gene encoding S-methyl-5'-thioadenosine phosphorylase — translated: MKSIGIIGGTGVYTPDFLQNAESISVKTEFGTVALMQGELEGRNVFFETRHGTEHTVPPHKINYRANIFSLYKLGVERIIATAAVGSINREILPGTFVIVNQFLDFTKKREDTFFSQGKVVHTDCTDPYCPELTTAIQKAMEKFDYPYFPKGTYVSVEGPRFETRAEIRAYSILGGDVAGMTGVPEVVLARELGMCYATIAAVTNYAAGISDHMISHKEVVNKMEEMNKMLRNVLSETVINIPGERHCSCSEAPTSGIRNVFSKDFNL